The following is a genomic window from Halopelagius inordinatus.
AAGCGGCGTCGGACGTGCAGTTCGAGCCGACCGGTGCGGCGGGGAACCGCTGGCTCGAGTTCGCCGACACGACGGACAGCATCGTCGGGGGGTTCACCGTCGTCGGCGATACGGCCGGGAGCATCGGAGGAACGGTCGACGGGTCGGTCGTCCTCGCCGACGTGGCGTACGACGCTGCGGTTCCGGCGCGGGCGGGGTCCCGGTCGCACACGCTGGAGATAGAGTGGATGGGCGAGGACGTCACCTACGAGTTCACCGTCGAGGGGACCACGGAACCCGGCGACGACCTCACGGAGGGGAGAGCGGTGACGTTCGGTCCGAGCACCGAGGGATACCTCACGGGCGGGTTACACCGGTTCGAGTACACGGGGACGCTCTCCGACCTCCGTCTTTCGACCGAGGCGCGAGTCGCCGTCGACGGCGTGGAAATCGACCCCGCGGAACCGAGCGAGGACACCGACGTGGAGTTCTTCGCGGCCGCCGAGAACACCTCCGCGACGTACGACCTCGTCGCCTCGCGCCGCGCGAGCGAACACGGGACGACGCTCGACGTCGGGGACGACGACGTCGTCACCGTCGTCGACGGCATCGAGCGTCTCTCTATCGAAGGGAGCGCACTCGTCGACCTCGCGCGCAAGTACTGATTCGGGACTCGACCCGGTAACGACGCTGATTCTTCGTTCGATGTCGAATTCACCCGACGGACGGACCGTCGGCTAAGGCCGGTCATAAACGACGATACGCGCGGCCGAGCGGACGTTAGCCGCTGACGAATTATCCGTCCGGGTGCTGTTCGAACGGTATCCAATGTCCCGAGACGTCGTCTGGATAACGCTCGAGAGCGTCCGTCAGGACCACAGTTCCCTCGGCGGGTACGACAGAGACACGACTCCGTTCCTCCGGTCGCTCGCGTCGCGGTCGGACGCCGCATCGTTCACCAACTGCTTTTCGCACG
Proteins encoded in this region:
- a CDS encoding pectate lyase family protein; this encodes MADRPSDTGRTDGDEEPTLLGRRDALRLGAAAAAVATGAAASSSSVAAEVQHNDISFDRRVNAVEDLGADPTGTIPIGGALGGAVDDGVFVEFPAGTYRVNIPIEMGVRTGFVGVGEAASDVQFEPTGAAGNRWLEFADTTDSIVGGFTVVGDTAGSIGGTVDGSVVLADVAYDAAVPARAGSRSHTLEIEWMGEDVTYEFTVEGTTEPGDDLTEGRAVTFGPSTEGYLTGGLHRFEYTGTLSDLRLSTEARVAVDGVEIDPAEPSEDTDVEFFAAAENTSATYDLVASRRASEHGTTLDVGDDDVVTVVDGIERLSIEGSALVDLARKY